The Melanotaenia boesemani isolate fMelBoe1 chromosome 8, fMelBoe1.pri, whole genome shotgun sequence DNA window AAtcatctctgctgctttgaTAACTTCAAATTATGATCCGTCTGTTGTTGGTTTTGCTCTTTTCATGAGCTACGTTGGCTAAATGACGACTACATTGTTGAGTATTAAGACAAAGACAACTGGCTTGCTTTGATTAATTTCTGCTTTGATTTAAAATGATAGCAGTCACACTGATTGATGATCATTACACAACCTCTCTGGCCACCTGCCGTGTGGTTTAAACGGCTTTTTAGAACAGAAGCTGCTGTGCGTCGGtaaaacagattatttcagATGAAAAATCCTATAAAATGATTGTCATGAAATTGCTGCTTTGCTTTAACCTGCCACAtggtttattcatttaaatctgATCATAAACATCTTCAGCTTGACTCTCACCACACATATCTCCTTTTTATTGACACTGACTTAATTATTAACAGCACCACTATTTCCgtttattatttcttcattttaaatacaatctgagtacagtttttctttttgacactTCAAAATCGTTGACTTTGGAGAAATGATGAGCATCCAAACCTTTGAGCTTATGTTTATTCAGCAGTCAATATAGAGTAttagataaaacatttttggcACAGTTGCTTGATGATAATAAGCTGTCCCGTTTTTGTGttataatctaaataaatatgcaattCCATAATTTATTCcccaaataaatacaataaaaactacaacaaagATGCACCGCATCCCTAATCCCTCTCTTTACTTCCtcctcaaagaaaaagaaagaacaaaaaacataatttactaTACTTCAGGCAGTTACAGTAAAttcaaagtgaataaaaatcattgagggggaaaaagatgcttaataattttactttaatggcttattgttgttttttcctaCCAGGCAACACAATGCAGAGGCATGTTAAGGGCCAGTGGAAGGCTATACTGTGGGTTATGGGTTAAGAAAAGTTTAAACACAATCTCTGATCCAAATGTCTGCTTCAGTTTTCTGCcactgagaagaaaaagaaaacatgccaCTACTTTTCAGTGAAACCATTCTTCTGTTTTCCACTGGAGTTTTGCAATCAGCTAAAATCAGTGAGAGTGTAAACTTTCACAAATTACACCCAGAGACAAGAATTAAACAGGTTATTTCACCTGGAACCTGAGATGAGAGATGTTTATGAATGTGACTTTGTGAAGTCACTGTGTGTTGCCTTGACTTGGTGTGTTTTGGCAATTATTTAAGCAAAAATAATTCTGGAGGATTATGGGTGATTACATGTTACATACAGGAGTTATTTCAGGAAAGTAGTTAAAAAAAGGGAGAGTTGGTCTATGGAGAGCGGATGGggacattttcatattgttttgTTACTAAAATGTAAAGAAGGTTTATTTAAAGCTGTCTAAACAATATCAGAATATATAAAACACTATAATTAACGGTGGATATCAAAACTGGAGCTATAGAgagttattttctctctttgtcaAATTCCTTTCAACAACATCTCTTTTACCAACACATTTTCACTCCCAATTTATCACATGATGCCGTTTGGTCAAGAGACCCACTGATCAGTTTTCAATGCACGGGAACTGCTCTCTAGATGCACATTGCCAGTTATCCCTCTGCAGTGGCAAGGATGGTCTCTATAGTAAAGggttattaataattattaggTAGAGTCAGAGGAGAAATACCTGCCTCCCAAGCATGTttagccctgtttccaccaacgggtttAGGTCGGCATGAGATGGTTTGggtcagtaaaccctgatctctgttggtTTTCCACAGTCAACCATACCTTTATGCCTAAACTATACTTGCTGTTAGTTACGTGTGATATCATGGATGCATCGCATATTTTGCATCTGTTTGacgcaggttttttttttcgcATGTCTTTAGAAACTGACGTTATGTATTCACGAGCTGCAATATACAAGTAACCACTAGAGGCAGTGTAGGGACTGGTTTCACCAGATGTAAGCTCAGAGGAGcaacagtaaaaatgaaagaacGTTTTCAAGACAGTCTTGCTGACCAAGTGTAAAATTACCCTCATCTTTATGATGAAGCAGGGTGACAAATATGCTTGTCACAACAGCTGGAGAAAGATTAGAGCAATTTTAGAAGTTGACTTACAGATGTATAAAAAGAGGTGGACTCAAGTCCAAGACTATTATGCACGCTGGAAGAGATGATGAAATACAGAGTGGGGGCAGTGCTAATGGGGTGTTTTATCCATCAGTTAGTACACAACTATACTGACTCAGCAATTCCGTCAACTTCTGATCTACTGAGCCTAATATCCCACAAAATAGTACAGTAAGTATTATACATATAACAGCTTCTTTGAAGCTGTTTCGTTTCTTATAACGGCAAAATACAAACAAGGAGCTAATGTTCAAAATATTGTCACcatgtttgttggtttgtttacaCCCAACAAATTTGACAACGTTATCCAGTCTGGTTTCTCTGGTTCCCCCTAGTGGTGTCCTTCAGTAAGAAGTGTAGTACACAAGCAAGTATGTGAACAATTATGTTCAAAATGTAGGTGGTTACATATGTGAACGCAAGGTTAAACAGCAAGTAAACTCTCAGCCTTACTCAGTAGGTGGCGTACCAGCCAGATAGCAATAGGATGCATCAGTTATATAAAAGCATGATATCACAGCGGCATGACgccttccttgaattataacaaagaGAAATACGACACAGAAACAAGGGatgagaatggtggacatcaggcagtttgtgttttgtcttctttgcatttgtttttaaacaagaaaaagtctGCTGTACACATGGCGCTGTTGCCTCTTTCGACCAATCAACAGACTGCAGTAAATTCCACCCTTTTGGGTGGGATCGGCAAGACTGAGTAAAAAGGTAGGATGGGTTAGATTGGATATTCTGGGAGGCGTCCCATATTTTACCAGTGGAAACAAAtaatagaacagaataaaataaaagaaataaataacgcATACTATCCCATCCGGTACCAACCTGGACCTAATGGTAGAAATGGGGCTTTTGAGTCAAAACGtgactttctttttcacttttgcaggaacacttctttttttattgttttttatttattttcttggttatagtcagaaaaatatggttttgcattaatatatataaaagttgtttttttttaaatgtttccatgttgccatggtgacctATAACTGTTGTTTTGCCAGCTTGGGAACCCCTTTTTCTTATGTTCTGCATTCAAAACCAACACAGCGGACTTGTGACCAAGTATCAGTTTGTGACCAGTTGGGAGAGAGAACAGGTTGTTTTTACCTGTGTAATAACACTGCAATCAATAACATTAACACATATAAACAGGGAAAAGAAGCCACAAAGAAATGGTCTGTGATTGTAACACTTCAACACACCTTTCAGTCAGCATATGCACAGAAGATATCGCCACTATCTCCACTTTATTATCAGTTCAGTGGTCCAAACTgtcttgtgcagaacttaaagTGAACCTCAGTGGTAATATGTATTTAAGTTATAACTTCtacatttttaacagttttcttttttttcttttttttttttttttaaattattgctcTGTAAACTCCTGGAATTGGACAAATGTGGGTAAGAAGTGCAGTAGCAGCAACTGTCTAATCCACCCTGGGTCATCATTATGAGTCTAACACATGTAAAACTACTCAAATGCCATGAACACAATGTTGCTAAATTGTTGTTACACCATGGTTTACAGTGTTACCACACAGatagaaaagatgtttttggtatgagctttttttttcttcttttatcttttttcattttctgtggaaTTCAGACACACCACACCCCTCACTGGCCATGTGATTTGGTCCTAACGGGGTGACAGGCCCAAAAACGTTTCCGTGGAGCAGCCATAAACATATTCCAATAGTTTCCTCCTCTCTTTgagctttttgttttccattgttTATCTTTAACAGCATCCATGTTTGAGTTTTCCAACAGAGGCTGAGAGCAGTGTAAAGAAATTGGAAGTCTTCTGCTCTGGGTCATACACACTGACATGCCTTTGCTGACACATTCTTTATCACATGATATTGGAGGTCGTCGCCCAGAAAGCGCAAGTCCATATCATATTCAGTGGGTCTGCAGCAGGGTCCACTAACTTTGTGCCTTAGACCCCGCTGTTTGAAGCGTGTCCGAACCACGTGCTCCATGGCCATGTCGTAATTCTTCCGGGAGGCGGTGCATTTACCAGTACAGTAGTGCACCTTAACTGTCTCCCCGCTCTCATAGCCGAGACCCAGTTGACTCACTTTCAGGTTCAGTGTCCTCAGAGAGCATTGTTTAGGCCTGTGGGCTCTTTTAGTCCTTCTGGGCTGCTTCTTGCCAGCAGGCTGGCTTTTCGTTCTCTTCCTGTCTAGCAACGTTTGAACCACGTGTTGAAGCTCGCCCTCTGTGAAgctctggagcatcatggaaacTGAAAATGAGGACAAAAAATCAACAGCAGCATTACTGACAGGTGGCAAATAGACACATATTCAGGTTTCTTGAtaattttgaggtaaatattcACAACATTTATGAATTTCTACAGAACATACGGAGCAGATGGCTCACTGAGATACTGTTGGTAATAAAGGATAATAAAGGTCAGGTGCTAACAGCTGtacaaaagtttattttatctaaGATCTTGATGGTTACATACTGTTCTCATAAGCAGCAGCGTGACAGAAAGCCTTATAATTCCATAGAACCAATTACACTGATGAATGCCTATCTTTGAAACCAtgacagaagaaaagagaaggcTATTTATTCTCatcttatatagtttttattgcaCTTATGGTGAGCCAGTGACCTATGAGGTGTCAACTGATGTGAGATATTAAAACCTGCTCTATAAACAACAGAGTCAGCTTGTAAATGTTCTGTGTGAACCCTGACAACCTTCTCATGAAACATTATCTCCTAGTCAACAAAGGAAGTAATCGTTCATCTTACACTCTGACAGGAGCGTGTTCATGTTGTTGTCTGCTGAGCGGATCTTCCTATGAAGTCCTCCTGTCTGCTGCGACAGTGCTCTTGAATCTGCTGAAGAAGGTGTTCTCGATGTTGATTCTGATGGCGAGGAATCTCTCGATGAGGGCGAAGATGCGTTTGGATGTTTTGTCTTGAGTTTAAACTGTCCAATAGTGGTCATGTTTCTAATGAGGATGGTGGACAGGGCTGCACCACAGAGCATGAAAGCAAAAGTAGCACCTTTCCATAACTTCATCTTAGAACGTGGAGGAGCATTGAAActctgtaaaaagaaagaagcaaaaaaagaaaaaaagaagcacaaacGTCAGGCATGTTTAAACAGTCACTCTTTCAATCATGGAAACCATCTTTACAGCTTGACACATTAAAGCGGACAGCCCTGTGCTGTAATGGTAATTCTTTCATATTTCTGTGACCTTTCCGTAACGTAAAGAGGCTTTACTTTACTCCCAGTTTACTTTTTCTGATCTGCTGTCAGCTCATTTTCACTCAAAGTGGGTTCATGATCCCAGAGCCCTACATCACTCGctaacacatgagaatccagtgtgtttttaaagctgTGTTGATGCAGCCTGTAGAGTAAAAAATATGACTGCAGCTTCATATTTTGCACCCTCCCTCTGTTTGACAGTTGTTACGggtgaaattattattatttttagttcaAAGATACCTTATGGAAATGATcatatattacttttttttatttttctagaaGTAGATGTTCTTTTAAAGAAGGAAGAGACATTCCTGCTTTACAGGAATCTCTTAACCACACCTATGTGCAATGTTATGTATGATGAGACCTCAGTGTACACGTGCGCTTGTACATCCCTTTATGTTAAACAGCCCTTCCCTCTTTATAGGCACTGCAGCCACAAAAAGTCAGTGTGTTGGACTCCTgcttcaagttttctttttgctgctgaTATTTGAGCTGTGTTTCAAGCTcacttctttgtatttttcataTCATGTCACAAGTGAGTAAAGCATTTCCCTTGAGCCGGAAATGGTACACTGGCAGCGACTAACAGCAAATCCAGACCAGCATCCCAAAGTGCTTTGCCAGACTGGATTTTGTAGAGCTTGCATACAGGCGGCTGGACTGTTTACAGAATTTTACAGATTTTTGTCTGGTTTATTAGAGAAACAAAAATCTCacattaatattttctgtaaatcttCAGCTCCTGTAGATCAATTTAATCACAACAGCTTGCAAAAAACTGTCCAAAGTGGTAACATTTAGGTTTTCTAGTGGGctcaaatgttttcagtggagtaactaaagaaaagaaaaggaaaaaaaaaaaaacaagtatagGCAAATTACAGTTTCCACCGAATCTGAGTGTTTTGGACCACgctgagagaaataaaaacaaactgcacacATGAGTTGCAGTGGTATAAACAGCATATAAACAGGTATAACCAGTCCATTCAGTGAAGGCGTGACTCATCACTCATAATTCCACATGGGTTTGACATGGTGAGGAGTCTCTGCACAATAGTGTTCATTTGAAAGTCAAACATGTCACCTCACAGCCTCATTTGATGCACAGTCTATGTAAATTAAATGTGGAACTGCAGGCCGGCTATATGTCTGATGTTGAGtctcagtgttgtttttaacactGAGAAATTTCACTCTGTTTCTGTTGGGTCCGCACAAACTATTCACATTAGAAATCGTTCTGttactgttttaaatgtgaaaaattcTTTATATTAAAAGCAAGTGTCATATGGTATACGGCTGAGAATGAGATTGCTGTTTTTCTTAGTGTATTAACAGGTCACTTTGGGACATTTACTCATCCTTGGAGTTAGCCGTTTCACACAGCAGCAATGCTTTGGTGTCATCAGCTTGTTAGCTCTGCAGCTCATCTTGATAAAACAATTAACTCATCAGGAACAAATGAGGCCTCCACTATCTCTGTGGCTGACACTGGACAAACCTGGTTTCTCAAATACTGATCTCATGTCCCTTAAGACACTTTGATTGTCATAATTGCTCCACTCAGAAACACATTAGTTACATCTGCAGTCGATTGGCAGCAATAAAACTGCCAGGAAGCATTCTGCAGCTTGTTCAGATGGTCACAGAAGATTAATCAGTACAGACATTTAATATCCTCTGCTGGCCTCTGCTGCTGTGGACATAAATATACAGATATTGATAGGGAGAAGGGGGTACTGGTGTTTTCTTTGGAGAGAAATGGAAATTCATGGGGGGGGAAGCTGCCGTTTTCCAGCAAACAGAGAAGAACAGAGGACATAGCGGAACCCCAGAGGTTTCCAGCAGAAGGAAAACCTATTCTCAAACAGAGACATAAAAGCGCAGATGAGCTGCAAAGACAACTAAACCAGCTTCCACACATCCCCAGCATGTCTGACAAAGGCATTGTGCGGCGATGTGCCCATGCACGCTCCTTTGTGTGGAGACGATGGCCAGGTTGAATCTGTGAGGCCCACTTAATCTATtcataaagagaagaaaactaaGTGAAAACATAGGAGTTTTCATGTAGGAATTTCTGTTTCCTGACTGAGTGGTCTGAATAATACAGCACACCTGATGCAAACTGTTCAGTATAAATCACCTGAAGTGCTACTTACAAACAGCAGCCAAGAAGATCATTAACATGTTCGAGGCAAACCATGAAAGTGAATTGTTTAGCCAAGAATTTTAGAAGTTTAGCTGAGTCTGTCAGAGTCATTCCTAAGACATGACATATGCTGCAACGCATGCATTGTCTAGTTAGAGCCCAGTCCTCAACCATCAGCCGAGCTCTTGTCGCTGACTCAAAGATCGCATTATCCCAAAGGATACAAAAAAATTGATGTTTTCAAGGAATAATTGGGTCAGTGGCCATGGTGCTGCTAAGCCGGCGGTAATGTAATTACAGCAGCATGCCACTCATGTCTCTCCACTAGTGCCAGAGGGGGAGACACTCAAAAGAATGCAACAGCCTATGGATGATGAACCAGAGATCTGTCAAAATGGAGATAAGGGGCATCTGTGGTTAGCAATTCTGAATGAAGCCAGCAGACAGGGGGGCTTTCTTGTCAGCTTGCTTGAATCTTGACCAATGTGGAATGACTGCAGTGAGGAGAAGATCACAGAAAGATGTCAATGAAGAGCTTCTTTGTGCTGGAATAAAAGCAGATAGCAATGTCTCTCTATTCTTTAgcatatatatactatatatatatatagtatttaTATACCCTAAATACAGCGTGTTTTGTTTCACACTCTGTAACTATGTGACTCACATATaccataaacacacataagCAATTGCGTGGTTTCACTTTTCCGAAATTGTCTGACGCAGATGTTCTTAGATAAACTTTCCAGCCTTCCATTGTTGGCCAGACACACTCTCCTTTGTCACACTCCAATAGCACAATCACATGATAATCT harbors:
- the LOC121643870 gene encoding neurturin-like; amino-acid sequence: MKLWKGATFAFMLCGAALSTILIRNMTTIGQFKLKTKHPNASSPSSRDSSPSESTSRTPSSADSRALSQQTGGLHRKIRSADNNMNTLLSEFSMMLQSFTEGELQHVVQTLLDRKRTKSQPAGKKQPRRTKRAHRPKQCSLRTLNLKVSQLGLGYESGETVKVHYCTGKCTASRKNYDMAMEHVVRTRFKQRGLRHKVSGPCCRPTEYDMDLRFLGDDLQYHVIKNVSAKACQCV